The sequence CCGTGAACTCCCGACACCCAGCCCTCTCCTATATCTGTCCAACCTAGCCCTGTGTCACCCCTCCCAGGGGCCACCCTGAGTCCCTCCCATTGGCTCCAGGTCTCCAGGGAGTGGTGAGGTACCACTCATGGGGTaggaggaggagctgggtggGCTCGTGCTAGTAACAGTGTGTCCTGgcacctgtctctctctctctctctctctcacacacacacacacacacggcagactttccacacaagaacacagaaCAGAGTCTGGGATGTGGCTTCCAGGGGCTGAGCTGGCTCGGGTTCGCCCCCACTCATGCTCCAGCACAGACCAAACCCACCCCCTGGAAGGGCAGAGCCCTCTATGCTGACAATACTCTGCCCACAGGTCTTCTTGGGCATCCTCCGGCTGGGCTTCGTGTCTGCCTACCTCTCACAGCCACTGCTTGACGGCTTTGCCATGGGGGCCTCGGTGACCATCCTGACGTCCCAGCTGAAGCACCTGCTGGGCGTGCGGGTCCCACGGCACCAGGGGCCGGGCATGGTGGTCAGCACGTGGCTGAGCCTGCTGCACAGTGCCGGGCAGGCCAACCTGTGCGACGTGCTCACCAGTGCCATGTGCCTGGCCGTGCTGCTGGCCGCTAAGGAGCTCTCGGACCGCTGCCGGCACCGTCTGAAGGTGCCCCTGCCCACGGAGCTTCTGGTCATTGTGGTGGCCACGCTCGTGTCCCACCTCGGGCAGCTCCATGAGCGCTTTGGCTCCAGTGTGGCTGGCGACATCCCCACTGGTTTCGTGGCCCCGCGGGTGCCGGACCTGTGGCTGATGCGGCGCGTGGCGCTGGACGCCGTACCCCTGGCCCTTGTGGGCTCTGCCTTCTCCGTCTCGCTGGCTGAGATGTTCGCGCGCAGCCACGGCTACTCGGTGCGAGCCAACCAGGAGCTGCTGGCTGTGGGCTGCTGCAATGTGCTGCCCGCCTTTTTCCACTGCTTTGCTACCAGCGCCGCCCTGGCCAAGAGCCTGGTGAAGACAGCTACCGGCTGCCGCACACAGCTGTCCAGCGTGGTCAGTGCCGCCgtggtgctgctggtgctgctggtacTGGCACCTCTCTTCAGGGACCTGCAGCGCAGCGTGCTGGCCTGCGTCATTGTCGTCAGCCTGCGGGGGGCCTTGCACAAGGTGATGGACGTCCCACAGCTGTGGCGGCTCAGCAGGGCGGACGCGCTGGTCTGGGTGGCCACGGCAGCCACCTGTGTGCTGGTCAGCACCGAGACGGGGCTGCTGGCCGGCGTGCTCCTATCGCTGCTCAGCCTGGCCGGCCGCACACAGCGCCCCCACGCAGCCCTGCTCGCCCGCATAGGGGGCTCCAGCTTCTACGAGGACACCGCAGAGTTTGAGGGCCTGGTCCCTGAGCCCGGGGTGCAGGTGTTCCGCTTTGCAGGGCCCCTCTACTATGCCAACAAGGACTTCTTCCTGCGGTCTCTCTACAGCCTCACGGGGCTGGATGCAGGCCGCACAGCCatcaggaggaaggaggagggccCAGAGGCAGGGGTCAGCGAGGGAGACCCCGTCGAGGGCAAGGGACTAGGCCCGGTGAGCAACACGGCTGCACTGATGCCCACAGCAGCTGGTTTCCGCACCGTGGTCATCGACTGTGCCCCACTGTTGTTCCTGGATGCAGCCGGCCTGGCCACACTG comes from Rhinolophus ferrumequinum isolate MPI-CBG mRhiFer1 chromosome 5, mRhiFer1_v1.p, whole genome shotgun sequence and encodes:
- the SLC26A1 gene encoding sulfate anion transporter 1; translated protein: MDVSPELVGHGRGPMLVRRRPRAPQGLRETLKARLRRSCVCSVQGARALVQDVLPATCWLRTYCPREDLAGDVLSGLVIGIILVPQAIAYSLLAGLQPVYSLYTSFFANLIYFLMGTSRHVSVGIFSLLCLMVGQVVDRELLLAGFDPAEDGLGPRDNSSAPNASAATLALRLQDCGRDCYAIRVATALTLVAGIYQVFLGILRLGFVSAYLSQPLLDGFAMGASVTILTSQLKHLLGVRVPRHQGPGMVVSTWLSLLHSAGQANLCDVLTSAMCLAVLLAAKELSDRCRHRLKVPLPTELLVIVVATLVSHLGQLHERFGSSVAGDIPTGFVAPRVPDLWLMRRVALDAVPLALVGSAFSVSLAEMFARSHGYSVRANQELLAVGCCNVLPAFFHCFATSAALAKSLVKTATGCRTQLSSVVSAAVVLLVLLVLAPLFRDLQRSVLACVIVVSLRGALHKVMDVPQLWRLSRADALVWVATAATCVLVSTETGLLAGVLLSLLSLAGRTQRPHAALLARIGGSSFYEDTAEFEGLVPEPGVQVFRFAGPLYYANKDFFLRSLYSLTGLDAGRTAIRRKEEGPEAGVSEGDPVEGKGLGPVSNTAALMPTAAGFRTVVIDCAPLLFLDAAGLATLRDLRRDYGALGIDLLLACCSPSVRDALRRGGFLQEDQGDVDEEGQLFHSVHNAVQAARARHREHAPPTPPSRRASACP